The DNA segment ATTTTCGGGCAGCGTGGCGCAGGGGCCATTGGTCGCCGTGCGTGACTTCGTGCGCCGCGGCCAGTCCATGACCGCCCGGCTGGAAGCCTTTCCCAAGCCCATCATCGCCGCCGTCAACGGCCTCGCCTTTGGCGGCGGCTGCGAGATCACGGAAGCGGCGCATCTGGCCGTCGCCAGCGACCGCGCCCTGTTCGCCAAGCCGGAGATCAGGCTGGGCATGCCGCCCACCTTCGGCGGCACCCAGCGCCTGTCCCGGCTGGCCGGGCGGAAGCGGGCGTTGGAGCTGCTGCTGACCGGGGACACGTTCCCGCCAGCCCGCGCCCTGGAACTCGGCCTCGTCAATCAGGTGGTGCCGCATGGGGACCTCATGGCGGCCGCCCGCGATCTCGCCCGGCGGATCCTGCGCCATTCCCCGCTGGCCGCCGCGGCCATCATCACCGCCGCGACCCGCGGGCTGAACATGAGTATCG comes from the Indioceanicola profundi genome and includes:
- a CDS encoding crotonase/enoyl-CoA hydratase family protein → MSSTSTSRVLFEAADGIATLTLNRPDKLNAIDYAMADRLMELLDGIEADRSIGAVILTGAGDRAFSAGGDIREFSGSVAQGPLVAVRDFVRRGQSMTARLEAFPKPIIAAVNGLAFGGGCEITEAAHLAVASDRALFAKPEIRLGMPPTFGGTQRLSRLAGRKRALELLLTGDTFPPARALELGLVNQVVPHGDLMAAARDLARRILRHSPLAAAAIITAATRGLNMSIGEGLQMEAEQFARVVPSRDLREGLDAWMARRPPAFTGC